The following are encoded together in the Rhodothermaceae bacterium genome:
- a CDS encoding RNA polymerase sigma factor, with protein sequence MSREKVGTISSDEILLDRARKGDQNAFREILEQHQHTVARTVAGMLGNTSEVDDVVQVVFIRFYKTLHRFRGEAACRTYLTRIAINASLDVLRRRKNLRSRFISRDDEKMMLPEPGAYDSESERFDRIQLINSAMNQLKPHHRAVVVLRLIDGYSVIETAELLGIAQGTVMSRLSRATAHLRTILGPILEEEN encoded by the coding sequence TTGAGTCGTGAAAAAGTGGGAACCATTTCTTCAGATGAAATCTTGCTTGACCGCGCACGAAAAGGAGATCAGAATGCATTTCGTGAGATACTTGAACAACATCAACATACCGTGGCTCGTACCGTCGCGGGTATGCTTGGCAACACCTCTGAAGTGGATGATGTGGTTCAAGTCGTCTTCATTCGATTTTATAAAACACTTCACCGGTTTCGCGGAGAGGCAGCCTGTCGTACTTACCTCACACGGATTGCGATTAATGCATCCCTTGATGTTCTTCGACGACGAAAAAACCTGCGTTCACGATTCATCAGCCGGGATGATGAAAAAATGATGCTTCCTGAACCTGGAGCCTATGATTCTGAATCAGAACGCTTTGATCGGATACAACTCATTAATTCAGCGATGAATCAACTTAAACCCCACCACCGTGCAGTCGTTGTGCTTCGGTTGATTGACGGATACTCCGTTATCGAGACTGCCGAACTACTTGGAATCGCCCAAGGTACGGTAATGTCCAGACTGAGCCGTGCGACCGCTCATCTGCGCACGATCTTAGGCCCCATCCTTGAAGAAGAGAATTAG
- a CDS encoding efflux RND transporter periplasmic adaptor subunit: MRFSIIVTAIVITGASLWYFNRGSAEPVSPYRFVTLEEGDLESVVASTGALDAVTTVQVGTQVSGIIASIYVDFNDRVYEGQVIARIDTTLLWSAVRDAESNLERNQAQLRQAQRELERLQPLYEQQFVTEVDYYRAQYDLDIANAATNSAEISLDRARQNLSYATIIAPISGTVIERNVDVGQTVAASFSAPQLFLIADDLSRMEILASVDESDIGQIQEGQFARFTVQAYPDEMFTGIVRQVRLQSTVEENVVNYTVVVDVENPDGRLLPGMTATVDFLIESANNVLKLPNAALRFRGTPQMFETLRARREAAGGDRSEGNPSPGNGNRPNNGSTWSGAGAGSFGGGANNFTMIWYLDENNELMAVPAQTGITDGQMTEVSSARLQPGLQVIAGVTQQEGEDSNNPFQRAQQRFRPGGF; this comes from the coding sequence ATGCGATTCTCTATCATCGTAACCGCTATTGTGATTACCGGTGCCTCACTCTGGTATTTCAACCGGGGCTCCGCTGAGCCTGTCAGCCCTTACCGGTTCGTGACACTTGAAGAAGGCGATCTTGAATCTGTTGTTGCAAGTACCGGGGCACTGGATGCTGTGACAACGGTCCAGGTTGGCACCCAAGTTTCTGGCATTATTGCCAGCATTTATGTCGACTTCAATGACCGCGTGTATGAGGGGCAAGTGATCGCCCGGATTGATACTACACTCCTGTGGAGTGCCGTGCGTGATGCGGAATCCAATTTGGAACGAAATCAAGCGCAGCTCCGACAGGCCCAGCGGGAGCTGGAACGGTTACAACCCTTGTACGAGCAACAATTCGTGACCGAGGTAGACTATTACCGGGCACAGTACGACCTAGACATTGCTAATGCAGCGACCAATAGTGCAGAAATCAGCTTGGATCGTGCTCGGCAAAATCTGAGTTATGCTACGATCATAGCTCCGATCTCTGGGACGGTCATCGAGCGCAATGTAGATGTTGGCCAGACGGTGGCAGCTAGCTTTTCAGCACCTCAGCTTTTTCTGATTGCTGACGACCTCTCTCGTATGGAAATCCTTGCGTCCGTTGATGAGAGCGACATCGGGCAGATCCAAGAAGGACAATTCGCGCGATTCACCGTACAGGCATATCCTGATGAAATGTTCACCGGAATAGTCCGGCAGGTACGTCTACAATCAACGGTAGAAGAAAACGTGGTGAATTACACTGTCGTCGTTGACGTTGAAAATCCAGACGGACGGCTTTTGCCCGGCATGACAGCCACCGTCGATTTCTTGATCGAATCTGCTAACAACGTTCTCAAACTTCCCAATGCTGCACTGCGTTTTCGGGGTACTCCACAAATGTTTGAAACCCTCCGTGCACGCAGAGAGGCAGCGGGGGGAGATAGATCTGAAGGCAATCCGAGTCCGGGAAATGGCAACCGCCCTAACAATGGCAGCACATGGAGCGGTGCTGGAGCAGGTAGCTTCGGAGGAGGTGCGAATAATTTTACTATGATCTGGTATCTGGATGAAAATAACGAACTGATGGCCGTTCCCGCACAAACTGGAATCACGGACGGCCAGATGACCGAGGTGTCCAGCGCACGCCTTCAGCCCGGCCTGCAAGTCATCGCGGGAGTCACACAACAGGAAGGCGAAGACTCAAACAACCCATTCCAACGCGCCCAGCAACGTTTTCGTCCAGGAGGATTTTAG
- a CDS encoding ABC transporter ATP-binding protein: MESELVMRTQGLTKVYTMGKTEVHALQGVDLTVERGEMIAIVGASGSGKSTLMNIIGCLDYPTSGTYFLDDVHVENLSRNQLADIRNSKIGFVFQGFNLLARTTALENVELPLLYDRSRRKIRIRKMAEEALERVGLGDRMDHEPNELSGGQQQRVAIARALVTNPSILLADEPTGNLDSHTSIEVLTLFQELHNQGMTVLLITHESDVANCTQRIIELRDGKIIQDKRIQSVKAHEIAL, encoded by the coding sequence ATGGAAAGTGAACTGGTGATGCGAACGCAGGGATTGACCAAGGTTTATACCATGGGGAAGACCGAGGTCCACGCCCTGCAAGGGGTTGACCTGACAGTCGAACGGGGCGAAATGATTGCAATCGTGGGGGCTTCCGGCTCGGGAAAATCTACTCTGATGAATATCATCGGTTGCCTGGATTACCCTACATCAGGGACCTACTTTCTGGATGATGTACATGTAGAGAATTTGTCTCGCAACCAATTGGCCGATATTCGAAACAGCAAGATTGGCTTTGTCTTTCAGGGTTTTAACCTGCTTGCCCGAACGACTGCTCTTGAAAATGTTGAGTTACCTCTTCTCTACGACCGATCCCGGCGCAAAATTCGAATTCGGAAAATGGCTGAAGAAGCTCTCGAGCGCGTTGGACTTGGGGATCGCATGGACCATGAACCTAACGAACTCTCGGGTGGTCAGCAACAACGCGTCGCTATTGCGCGTGCACTGGTAACCAATCCATCCATCCTCTTGGCCGATGAGCCAACCGGCAACCTCGATAGCCATACTTCCATTGAAGTGCTAACCCTCTTTCAGGAACTTCATAACCAGGGAATGACGGTGCTGCTCATCACCCACGAATCTGACGTGGCGAATTGTACGCAACGTATCATTGAGTTGCGTGATGGCAAGATCATTCAGGACAAACGTATTCAGTCCGTCAAAGCACATGAAATTGCCCTATAG
- a CDS encoding FtsX-like permease family protein, with the protein MKASTLVKVASQSILKNKMRTLLTMLGIVIGVGAVIVMVAIGQGAQSQIQEQINTLGTNMIVVTPGASNQGGVSRGAQSYNRLTVKDFEKIKRESLIVSAVSPVVFSRTQVIGGQGNWRTTINGVSTDYQIIRNWDLKYGSFFDQSEQRQMRRVIVLGHTVAENLFPGEDPVGLTVQVRNVPVQVIGVLEPKGQTASGTDQDDVIFAPYTTVQTRLSGWSRIFQILASTPSSRDIPAAQEEIRAIMRESHGLAEFAEDDFTVRNQNDLAAAEQGTTEVMTMLLAAIASISLLVGGIGIMNIMLVSVTERTREIGIRMAIGARGRDVLTQFLVESIVMSVLGGAIGVGIGFAGSSILSQLTGWNTVTSPTTIMIALAFSAGVGIFFGFYPARKASALNPIEALRHE; encoded by the coding sequence ATGAAAGCTTCAACACTCGTCAAGGTTGCCTCCCAGAGCATTTTGAAAAACAAAATGCGCACACTCCTGACCATGCTAGGAATCGTCATTGGTGTTGGCGCCGTCATTGTTATGGTCGCTATTGGACAGGGTGCACAATCCCAGATCCAAGAGCAAATCAATACTCTGGGGACCAACATGATCGTTGTTACTCCGGGAGCCAGCAACCAGGGTGGTGTGAGTCGGGGTGCACAAAGTTACAACCGTCTCACTGTCAAGGATTTCGAAAAAATTAAACGAGAGAGTCTGATCGTTTCTGCGGTTTCGCCGGTTGTGTTTAGCCGAACACAGGTTATCGGAGGTCAAGGAAACTGGCGTACAACCATCAATGGAGTCTCAACGGATTATCAGATTATCCGGAATTGGGATCTTAAGTATGGCAGTTTCTTTGACCAAAGTGAGCAGCGTCAGATGCGACGTGTCATCGTATTAGGGCATACCGTAGCAGAAAACCTCTTCCCTGGTGAGGACCCAGTCGGACTGACCGTGCAGGTACGTAACGTTCCCGTACAGGTCATTGGCGTCCTCGAACCCAAGGGGCAAACTGCCAGCGGCACGGACCAGGATGATGTGATTTTTGCTCCCTACACGACGGTTCAGACCCGACTTAGCGGATGGAGTCGCATATTTCAGATTCTAGCTAGCACACCTTCCTCGCGTGATATTCCCGCGGCACAAGAAGAAATCCGGGCTATTATGCGGGAATCTCATGGTCTAGCGGAATTTGCTGAAGATGACTTCACGGTACGCAATCAGAACGATCTCGCTGCAGCCGAACAGGGAACCACGGAAGTTATGACTATGCTGTTGGCCGCGATTGCCTCCATCTCACTCCTCGTCGGAGGAATTGGAATCATGAACATAATGCTCGTTTCCGTAACCGAGCGTACCCGTGAAATCGGGATTCGCATGGCCATAGGTGCCCGCGGACGGGATGTGCTGACCCAATTTCTGGTTGAGAGCATTGTCATGAGTGTGTTGGGCGGCGCAATTGGGGTTGGGATTGGCTTTGCTGGCTCAAGCATATTGAGCCAGTTGACGGGATGGAATACCGTCACCTCACCTACCACCATCATGATTGCTCTGGCGTTTTCGGCAGGTGTCGGCATCTTCTTTGGCTTCTATCCTGCGCGCAAAGCTTCCGCGCTGAACCCGATTGAAGCACTCCGTCACGAATAA
- a CDS encoding histone H1 — translation MNRYSELKTIVDGIESDFTKFHDKEVDAAGARVRRAMLDLRNLANTIRKEVQEERNSRKAG, via the coding sequence ATGAACAGATATAGTGAGCTTAAGACCATCGTTGATGGCATTGAATCCGATTTCACCAAGTTTCATGACAAAGAGGTAGATGCAGCGGGTGCTCGCGTTCGTAGAGCCATGTTGGACTTGAGAAATCTTGCCAACACGATCCGTAAGGAAGTGCAGGAGGAAAGAAACAGCAGGAAGGCGGGTTAA
- a CDS encoding aminotransferase class I/II-fold pyridoxal phosphate-dependent enzyme, with the protein MDKVTDGNDGIGSDLRMSPEQMLSLARQTAELVVQRIENLPGQGAWAGEFRRDLEDQLMKPPPEESRSASQVIDEAAQEILPAALSLDHPRCFGFIPSQPTWPGVLADFMVAGFNINQSSWLISSGPSQLELVVVDWFRCWIGYPENAGGVLTSGGSAANLDGLVAAREAAGNPERGTLYMSDQGHSALIKAARIIGLRPECIRMIPTDGRFRMDMDALAEKVAEDRAAGFSPIAVCANAGTSSCGAVDPLEAMADYCEAQEIWLHVDAAHGGFAIVTEEGRNIMRGIERADSIVLDAHKWFFQPYEVGGLMVKDLSTLERVFVGKCDILQDTIWGAGHPNFSDRGLQLSRSVRALKIWMSVQTFGMTAFRNAQLHGMDLAHRIGGYVEESTVLEMLAPVALGIACFRVNPENADLDKYQLETINKTVLARVFWEDHAFISSTRLDGMLALRMCVINYSTTWNEVRETLENISKFGMESLIQDESSD; encoded by the coding sequence ATGGACAAAGTAACAGATGGTAATGATGGAATCGGAAGTGATCTCCGGATGTCGCCGGAACAGATGCTATCACTTGCACGCCAAACGGCAGAGCTGGTAGTGCAGCGCATCGAGAATTTGCCTGGACAAGGTGCTTGGGCAGGAGAATTCCGGCGAGACCTTGAGGATCAATTGATGAAGCCTCCACCCGAGGAGAGCCGTTCGGCCTCGCAAGTGATAGACGAGGCCGCACAAGAGATCCTTCCGGCGGCACTGAGTTTAGACCATCCGCGTTGTTTTGGATTTATTCCTTCCCAGCCCACTTGGCCTGGAGTCTTGGCTGACTTCATGGTTGCCGGATTTAATATCAACCAGAGCTCCTGGTTGATTTCGAGTGGTCCGAGCCAGTTAGAACTTGTCGTAGTTGATTGGTTTCGGTGCTGGATTGGCTATCCGGAAAATGCGGGAGGTGTGTTGACGAGCGGGGGGTCGGCGGCAAACCTGGATGGTCTAGTTGCGGCCCGGGAGGCGGCGGGCAATCCGGAACGGGGCACTCTATATATGAGTGACCAGGGCCACAGTGCGCTCATCAAAGCAGCTAGGATTATAGGTCTTCGTCCAGAATGTATTCGTATGATTCCGACCGACGGGCGTTTCCGCATGGACATGGATGCGCTTGCTGAGAAGGTGGCCGAGGACAGGGCTGCTGGATTCAGCCCCATTGCGGTGTGTGCGAACGCCGGTACATCCAGCTGTGGGGCTGTCGACCCTCTGGAAGCGATGGCGGACTACTGCGAGGCCCAGGAAATATGGCTTCACGTTGATGCCGCTCATGGAGGCTTTGCCATCGTGACCGAGGAAGGTAGGAATATCATGCGTGGAATTGAGCGTGCAGATTCAATTGTACTGGACGCACATAAGTGGTTTTTCCAACCCTATGAAGTAGGGGGCCTAATGGTGAAGGATTTAAGTACTCTTGAGCGGGTGTTTGTCGGCAAGTGTGATATTCTTCAGGACACGATCTGGGGTGCTGGTCATCCAAATTTTTCGGATAGAGGGTTGCAACTTAGTCGCTCCGTTAGGGCATTAAAGATCTGGATGTCCGTTCAGACCTTCGGTATGACTGCATTCCGGAATGCCCAATTGCATGGGATGGATCTTGCGCATCGAATTGGGGGATATGTTGAGGAGAGTACTGTCTTAGAGATGTTGGCACCTGTAGCACTGGGAATTGCGTGCTTCCGCGTCAATCCCGAGAACGCCGATCTTGACAAGTATCAGTTGGAAACAATCAACAAGACCGTACTCGCCCGAGTATTCTGGGAAGACCATGCGTTCATATCATCAACGCGCCTCGACGGAATGCTAGCGCTCAGGATGTGCGTCATCAACTACTCGACGACTTGGAACGAGGTACGCGAGACATTGGAGAACATCTCGAAATTCGGCATGGAGAGTTTGATTCAAGACGAATCTTCAGACTGA
- a CDS encoding aldehyde dehydrogenase family protein encodes MKPFHLVINGKKVPTGRCFEVLNPATEQVAGLASLARKKDLDDAVRSAQMAFEKWREVPEPERQAACLEIASKIEANAEELAHILTAEQGKPLNGLGSRWEVGGAIAWTRYTASLSLPVKVLQDNDQGRVVLHRKPIGVVGSITPWNFPLMIAIWHIVPAVLSGNTVVSKPSPFTPLSTLRLVELMNEVLPEGVVNCISGKDSLGAAMTTHEGIGKIVFTGSCATGRKIMANSAETMKRLTLELGGNDAGIVLPDVDPKQIAEGLFWGAFINSGQTCAALKRLYVHNDVYDGVCGELVNLARKMKVGEGTNEDVVLGPIQNRKQYDIVSDLVQDAKSKGRVLLGGDPGEIQMEMGGKGYFFPLTIIADLENGDPLVDEEQFGPVLPIIRYHRTEEAIEKANDNPNGLGGSVWSQNIEKAREIANQMECGSVWINKHGMIQPNAPFGGVKRSGFGVEFAEEGLKEYTDIQVVFS; translated from the coding sequence ATGAAACCATTCCACCTCGTCATCAACGGCAAGAAGGTCCCTACCGGGCGATGCTTTGAAGTATTGAATCCCGCCACCGAACAAGTAGCCGGACTTGCATCACTGGCAAGAAAAAAGGATCTGGATGATGCCGTGCGATCTGCTCAGATGGCGTTCGAAAAATGGCGTGAAGTGCCCGAACCCGAGAGACAGGCGGCATGCTTGGAAATTGCATCAAAAATTGAGGCAAATGCCGAGGAACTTGCTCATATCTTGACCGCTGAACAGGGCAAGCCTCTAAACGGACTTGGCTCACGATGGGAAGTCGGCGGCGCCATAGCTTGGACCCGCTATACAGCCAGCCTTTCCCTTCCGGTGAAGGTTCTCCAAGACAACGACCAGGGCAGGGTCGTGCTTCACCGCAAGCCAATCGGTGTTGTGGGCTCCATTACTCCCTGGAACTTTCCACTCATGATCGCGATCTGGCATATCGTTCCTGCTGTTCTCTCAGGCAACACGGTAGTGAGCAAACCCTCTCCTTTTACGCCTCTGTCAACGCTGCGCCTGGTTGAACTCATGAACGAAGTGTTGCCGGAAGGCGTTGTCAACTGCATCTCAGGAAAAGACAGCTTAGGTGCCGCAATGACAACGCATGAGGGGATCGGCAAAATTGTTTTCACCGGTTCCTGCGCAACTGGCCGGAAAATCATGGCGAACTCGGCGGAAACCATGAAGCGACTGACTCTCGAACTCGGTGGGAACGACGCTGGAATCGTTCTTCCAGATGTTGACCCAAAGCAGATTGCCGAAGGGCTTTTCTGGGGTGCATTCATTAACAGCGGCCAAACCTGTGCCGCGTTGAAACGTCTTTACGTACATAATGACGTGTACGACGGGGTCTGTGGGGAATTAGTTAATCTCGCCCGAAAGATGAAGGTCGGCGAGGGTACAAACGAGGATGTTGTTTTGGGACCGATTCAAAACCGCAAGCAGTACGACATTGTGTCCGACCTAGTGCAAGACGCGAAGTCCAAGGGACGTGTACTCTTGGGCGGAGATCCCGGAGAAATACAGATGGAAATGGGTGGAAAGGGATATTTTTTTCCGCTCACGATCATAGCCGATTTGGAAAACGGAGACCCTCTAGTTGACGAGGAGCAGTTCGGACCCGTCCTGCCGATTATCCGCTATCATCGGACCGAAGAGGCAATTGAGAAGGCAAACGACAATCCAAATGGCCTCGGAGGTTCGGTCTGGAGCCAGAACATAGAAAAGGCGAGAGAAATTGCGAACCAAATGGAGTGCGGATCGGTCTGGATAAACAAGCATGGAATGATCCAGCCCAACGCTCCCTTCGGCGGAGTAAAACGCTCTGGCTTCGGGGTCGAGTTCGCAGAGGAAGGTCTGAAGGAGTACACGGATATTCAGGTTGTCTTCTCCTGA